The uncultured Desulfatiglans sp. DNA window TTCGGCCTGGACCCTCTCGACCAGGTCGGGCGCGAGATGCGGGCAGTTGGCGATCGGGAGCTTCTCGGATACGACCATGCTGGCAAAGGCGAAACAGGTCGGGAAACCGCAGTCGCGGCAGTTGGTTCGAGGAAGCACCTTGCGATAGAGATCCACGATCGATAAAGGCAAAGGCATGACCTCCCAATGGATGCCGGACGCCCTTCAAGGGCTTGCGGCGGGCGGGTTTTGTGCGTGGTGGGGCGGACGGTCTTCAGTGCCCCGCCATAGCCCCTTTCAGTCTTTGGATGAAGCGTTCCCGGGCCCCCGGGTCGTTTCTGATCTGCTCCTTGACAGCCTTCCAGGCCGGGGAACAATCTTTGTAGGGGACGTCCACCAGGGAATGGACGATCCGGTCGACGCTCTGCTTGTTTTCGGCCGTGATGACGACACCGGCCTCTTCGAGGACATCCTTCATGTACCTGAAATAGCAGGACATAGGGCATCTCCGTTCCGATGGGTGCAGGCCCCGGCGGCAAATTTCGAGCCCGCTTCCGGCGAGGGGTCTTCCCTCAAACGGGGGCCGGTCTTGAAAAGGATGTGTCGATCAGGCCGGCCAGCGCATCGGCGTCCGAGTCCGGAAAACAGGCGCGAAGCAAAACCCCGATGGGCGCTTTCAGTCCGGCCGGGAGGACGGTGGGCGGGGCGCTGCCGCCTGCCCGGCAGGATGCCTCGAAATGCAGAAAAAGGTACCGGGTCAGGTTTTCGAGGGCATCGGCTTCACGCACCCTGTCAGCCGCTGCGGCATCGCTTTCAAAAGGCGCCAGGGCGGCGATCTGCAGCTGCTCCATGTGCTCCGCGTCCAGTTCGGCGGCGATCAGCGCCCGGCGCAAGGGCTCCGTGAACTCCACCGGGAAGTCGCCGAAGCGGGGTTTGAGTTTCCGGCGGGCGGTCCATATAGGGCGGACGATCTCGTTCTGCCAGCCGCTCGAGCCTTCCATGATCCGCAGCAGATCCTCCCTGCGGGCGGGGCCGCCGCCTGCGGCGCCTCTCCAGCAGCAGTAAAAGAGGATGTTGACGTCGAAGGCATGATCGACCTGCATGGCCAGACAGGCCTCGTGAACGCCGGCATGGCCATGCACCTGGATCGAAAAATCCCAGAACGGGTGCTCGGGAAAATCCATCATCCCTCCTTTTACGGGTGGCGGCCGACGGTTTGAAACGCGTCGGATTTTGTGCGTGGGACGGGCCTTTCAATGCCTCCTGGGTGAAGGAGGCGCATCCATGGCCTCTTCCTCGAGCGATTCGGGCGCCAGGATCTCATAGGCGACTCCGAGCCTGCGGGCAAGCTGCATGAAGGAGCCTGGCAAGGGAAGCTCCCGTTCCCTCAGCAGGAGGTTCAAGGCATCGGCCCGGGCCAGGACCTCTCCGCTGTCGACGCCCTCGTGGTTGTCGCAAAGGAATTGGATCCGCAGGGCGTCGGTAAGCGGGATGCGCATCTCGGGCATGGTTGCGGCAAAGAGGTGCAGTTCGGCCGTAATGCGCGGCTTTTGCTCTTCTCTGAAGGCCGTGAACGATGGGTCGGGGTTGGGCGTTCCGAAAAGCTCGTTGACCATGGCACCGCACAGTTTGACCGTGAAATCCACGGACTGCAGCGGGTGCCGCTCGATCTGCCGGTTTCTCAGGTTTTTGTAGACAATGGCTTTGATGATCTCGACGCCTTGCCGCAGCGTGGCGACGAGCCCCGGTTCGATGTCCATATCCGACTCCTTCCGCACAACAGTGTTTTCGATTCCGGGGCGTTTTGTCAATGCCTTTCCATCGAGGGCAAACCCGCTCGCCGGATGCATGGCGACGATCCGGCTCACCGTCACGAAGAGCTCCCGACCGAGAACCCGTTCCCGACGTCCAACGCTCCTCCGGAGCGCTGCAGGTGCTTGAATCGATTGCAGGCCTCGGAAGGGTGCCTCTGGATGATAGGGTATCGAGGGAAGTGGGAGCGGCTGGAGGGCGCTGCTTGCCCGCGGCACCGATTTCTGTTATCAAACGGATAGAGGCGTAGAACCCGACGGCCTGGAGATATCGGGGTGCAGGACGAATGGTCGACGGATAAAGGGCCTGAAACGGCCCCTTCCGATATCCGGAGGGGCATTTGTTTTGCGTCGGGCGGGTGCCGCGCGGTCAGCGCGGCCGGCTCATGGTGGCTGGAAGCGGAGTGGCTCAGCCCTTTTTCGTGGCGATAGCCTGTCCGGCAGCCTGCGGTCGTAGACTGAAAAAGGAGGAAGAATGGATCTCTATGTTCAGATTTATGAATTTGCGTCCTCTGCCGGCGCGCTCGAAGGGTATGTCTACCGGCGGCAGGGCCTCGACCCGAAGTCCCTGGAGAACTGGATCGGCCACCTGGTCAAGGCCTACGAACTGCTGCCGGCCGAGGAACGGCACCTGCTCCAGCCGTCCATCGACCAGACGATCGGCCGCGCCGTCCGTTCCCTGGAGGGCTTGTCCGGCCCCGAGGCGGAACGGCTCGCCTCCGTCCTGCGGGCGGTGGTGAAAGGTCCGATGCCGGCATCTCCGGATGATTTCCAGAAGCAGAAGTGGTTCGAGTAGTCTGTTCCGTCATTCCCATGTCGAAGGGGCGATCATGGCAGCAATATGGACACTGACCGGCAGGATCGTGAGCGGAGTCGGCCAGGCGGCCTTTTTCACCCGGCTCGACTGGGTGCAGGAGCAGTGTGAGGCCAAGCTCGGCTTCCGGCCGTATCCCGGCACCCTGAATATCGAATCGGACCAGGAGAGCGAGGCGCTTCTGGCGGCGATCATGGATGCCGAGGCGATCGTTCTCGAGCCGCCGGATCCACAATTCTGTGTCGGGCGGGTGCTGCCGGCGCACATCGGGGGGATCGAGGCGGCCTTGATCATCCCGGAGGAGCGCGTGAACGTCCACGGCTCGCGGGTTTTCGAGATCATGGCGCCGGTGGGCATCAAGGACGCGCTGCACCTGGACGACGGAGACCGGGTCGAGGTAGTTGTCCGCGCGCCGCGGGATGACGATGCACGGGGCTCAGCTGTTTGAATCGTGGAAGGGTGTCGAGGGAGGGCCGGCGGGTGGAGAAAGAGCGCTTCAAGGGAAGGGTGGAGGCGGTGTCCTTCGATCTCGATGGGACGCTGATCGATTCCATCGGGACCTACATCACGATCGTCAATCAGGCGTTTCCTGCAGTCGGACTGCCGCCTGTCCCGAGGGAGGCCCTGCTGGATGCCATCCGCTACGGCGGGTTTGACTGGGAAAAGGTCCTCCCGCTGGACATCGGGGCTCAGAAGGAATCGACCATCGAAACGGCGCGGAAGGCTATTCTGGCGATTTACCGGGAAACCTTCCGGCGCGAGACGCGCATGTTCCCGGGGGCCGCCGAGATCCTGCGCGAGGTGGCGCGCATGGGCTACCGGATCGGGTTGGTGACGGCCACCCAGCGGATCTTCCTCTCCGACAAACTCCACCCGCTGCGGATGGCCGGTGCCGAGAGACTGTTGGAGGTGATGATCACGACCGATGACGTGGAGCGGCAAAAGCCAGCGCCCGACCCCTTGATTCTCTGTGCGGAGCGACTCCAGATCGAAACGAGCAGGATGGTCTACATCGGGGATTCCCGGGTGGATATCCAAGCCGGCAAGGCCGCCGGCAGCCTGACGGTCGGCGTTTTGTCCGGCGTGGAGGATCGGGACACGCTCGTCGCCGAAGAGGCCGATCATATTCTCGAAACCGTCGGGGATCTCCTGCCGCTCCTGGAGCAGTGGCGGCGGTAAAAACGGGCCGGCTCGGTTTTGTGCTGAAGTGGATCGGCCCGGCTTGAGAGAGGGGCTGATTTTTTTCGAACAGGCCTGGTTTTCAGGGTGGGATTGACCGGTAAACCGGATGGTTTCCCGTGCACCGGGAACTTTTTGGCTCCAGGATGGTCCAAGAGATGGGGAGGGTGGAAGGGGGCGTGGACGGTCGGGACCAGGACGATGTGCAGGTGCGGGCAGCCCAGCGCGGAGACCGAAAGGCCTTCGAGGCCCTCGTGATCCGCTACCAGGACCGCATCTACAACGCCTGCTTCCGTGTCATGGGGGACGGCGAGGAGGCCCGTGACTGCGCCCAGGAGACGTTCATCAAGGCCTATCGATCTCTGAAGACCTTCCGTTTCGAGGCGGCCTTCGGGACCTGGCTCTATGCCATCGCCGTCAATACCTGCCGAAACCGTCTGCAGTCAGCCGCATATCGCGTCAAGCGCAAAACCATCCCCCTGCATGCCCCTGCCGACGAAGACCCTGGGGGATGCATAGCCGAGTTGCAGGACCCTTCGCTCTCCCCGTTGGAGCAGTTGAGCCGAAAGGAGGGCGAGCGACGTCTGCAGCGCGCCATTGCCGCGCTGCCTGACGTGCCCCGCACCCTCATCGTGCTGCGGGACATCGAGGGCCTGAGCTATGAGGAGTTGGCGCAGGCCACCGGGTTGGAACTCGGGACGGTCAAATCGGGGCTCGCACGGGCACGGGCCCGGCTTCGAGAAAATTTCAAAGGGGAGGCAACGGGATGACCTGCCGGGAGATCCAGGAACAGCTGTCTCTCTATGTGGATCATGAACTGGATGCCGAGGGCGAGGCGGCCGTCAGGGAGCATCTCGAGGGGTGCCCGGCCTGCCGCGAGGCCCTCCGGGATCTCGAGCTCTGCCTTCAGGCGATGCACGATTTGCCGCGGCATCCGGCGCCTCCCGGTTTTCTCCAAGGGGTGAGCGATCGTCTGGAAGCAGGGGGCCGTTGGAAGCGCCGGCTCGAAGGCGTTTGGGAACTGCTGCGCTCGAAGAGGCCCTTGGAGGTCGCGGGTGTCCTCGCGACGGCGGTGGTTGTGGTCTTGGCCTATCAGCTTTTCGACGGCCGCCAGGAGACGCTCCTGTCGCCGCCCGACGATGCCGCGGCCCCGCCCAGGGCGGCCTACGAACGTTCCCTCGAGCTTGCAGAGGCCCCCGTGGCGGAGCAGGTCACCCGGTTCAGGGATGCCCCGCCTCTCCTGCGCCTGCGGGTGGTGAAGGCCGTTGGACCTATGGCGGCCGGCGGCTCCGCGGAGCCGGGGGGCCGGGCGGACTCGCAGGCGGCCGGCGATGGTTTCGAGCGGCACACACGCGATAAGGCGGCACGCTCGGTCGGGGCACCGGAGCCCAGTGTTGCGGCTGACGGCCTCGAGCCGCTCAGACTCGAGAAGGTGCGTGAAAAACCGCTGGTTCTCTCACAGGCCGCCCCAGAGGAGAAGCTCGACTCCGCGGGAAAAAAGCCTGCGCTCACCCCGGACGCACTCCTTTCGGCGATCGAGGCGGCGATCCTGGGGTGCGGCGGGACGCTGATCGGGGTTGAACCTGCACCGGATCATCCCGATTCGCGTGTGGTTTCCTTCCGTGTTCCCGCCGGGCGATACGATGCGCTCCTTCAGGAACTTTGTCCGCTCGGGCGTCTGGAAATCCAGGAGCCGGCCGGCCTCGCGCGCGGGGCGGACACGTCCTGGCAACTGGAACTCGTCGTAGGACCCTGATCGGGCCCCATCTTGCTCCGCACTCCAGTGACGATTTTGTAGGTTCCTTTCATGAGAACTGCAGGTGTGTTATATCGGCACTGCTTTAGGAGACAGGAGGGTTTCGGGCCTAAAAAGACATTATCTGCGTACAGGCCCTGCCAAGAGATTTCAAAAAGCAGACCAAGAGCTCGAGAACCGCTTACGGTGGCCTCCGGGAGGTGGTTCTTAAAACGCCCAGAGGATCATTCCGCGCACGACAGAAAACAATACGGCCCCGGCCAGGGTCGCTCCCATCATCAATCGGCAGGCCCGCGCGATGTCGTCGGGAGAAAGCGGATGACGCGGATCTCCAAACGTCGGCATTTCTTCCAGCCGGCCATGGCGGTAAACCGGTCCTCCGAGCTGGACACCCAGTGCGCCGGCGGTGGCGGCCTCCGCCAGTCCGGCATTGGGGCTGCTGTGCCGGGGGCCGTCCCGCCAGGCCACCCGCCAGGCGGCGCAGGAATCCTCTTTCAGCACCCGGGCGGCCAGGGCGGTGAGCAGGACGTTGATGCGAGCCGGCAGATAATTGACCGCATCGTCGAGGCGGGCAGATGCCCAGCCGAAAAGAAGATAACGCTCGTTTCGATAACCGAAGGTCGAATCCAGCGTGCTCACGGCCTTATAGGCCATGGCCGCCACCGGTCCGCCCAGGAAGGCGAAAAAGAGCGGCGCGATCACACCGTCCACGGTGTTCTCGCCCACGCTTTCCACCGTGGCCCGCGTCACCCCGTGCTCGTCCAACGGTTCGGTGTCGCGTCCGACCATGCGGGAAACCCGCCTCCGCGCCAGCGGCAGATCGCCCCGTTTCAGGGCCGCCTGCACCGATCGGCCGTGGCGGTCGAGGTCCCTGGCGGCGAAAGCGGTGTACAGCATGAGGACGGCCATGATGTGCCCCAGCCACGGCGCCGCGCCTTCAGCCAGAGCCAGGCCGGCCCAGGCGGCTAGAGCGGTGATGCCGATGACGGCCAGGGCCGTCACCAGACCGGCGATCCTCGCGGATGCGAAGCGGGCGCGCATAGGGGGCTCGAGCCGGATCGCCAAACCGCCGATCAGTCTTACCGGGTGGGGCAGCCAACGGGGATCGCCGAGAAGGTAATCCAGGACGAGGGCAACCCAGATGTAGAGGATCCATTTCACGGTAATCCCGCCGATCGATAGATTTTCTGGATATGCAGATTTTCCCGCACTACCACCGTCAGGCGTTCCAGGGCGGCGTCCACCTCATGAGGCGTGGCCACGCCTCCCTTTTCACCTTCGGCCTGGGATGCCGACTCGCAACCGGCCGGGTTTCCTTCGGGGAATGCGAAATCCTCCAGGAATGGCACCACGCCGAAGGTGGGAAGGCCGGTGTGACGTTCGGTGAAGGCGATCGCCTCATCGAGCAAGGCTTGCCTGCCGCGATAGCGGTTGATCACGAATCCCTCGATGAGGGACCGCTCAGTCTCCGACAGGAGGTCGAGGGTCCCGGCAAAGGCCGCGAATAGCCCGCCCCGGTCGATGTCCCCCACCAGCAGGGCTGTGGCTCGTGCATGATCGGCCAAGGCCAGATTGGCGAGGTCATGCGTTTTCAAGTTGACCTCGGCCGGGCTTCCCGCGCCTTCGAGCACCATCACGTCCACCTCGGCCGCCAATGAGTCGTAAGCTTCGCGGACCGTTTTCCACAAATCCTTCTTGCAGGCGATGTATTCGGAGGCCGACATGCTGCCGATCGGTCTTCCGAGGACGATCACCTGAGATTGCGAGTCTGAAAGGGGCTTGAGCAGCACCGGGTTCATCCGCGCGTCGGGCGGCAGGCGGCAGGCCTGTGCCTGGACCAGCAGGGCCCGGCTTATCTCCCCGCCTCCGGAGGCGGCGCAGGAGACGAGGGACATGCTCTGGGCTTTGAACGGGGCGACAGCATAACCGTCCTGGAGAAGGATGCGGCACAGGGCGGCGGTCAGGACGCTCTTGCCCGCGTGGGAGGAGGTGCCCAAAAACATGATGGCAGGGGTCTTTCGATGCCTGACGGCGCCGTTCTGCCGCGCCGGTTGGAATACCCTGGCCAGGGCGGCGATCAGACATCCGTTTTCCGCGGTTGTGCGCACCGCCACCCTGAAGTAGTCTCTCCCGAGGCCTGCGAAATTGGCGCACACTCGGATGGCGATCCCCTGGCGCAGCAGGTGTTCTTCCAGGGCGACCGCATCGATATCCGGGCGCACGATGCGAACCAGCAGATAATTTGCTGCACCGGGGTAGACCTTCAGGCCGGGCAGGGCGGACAATTCGTTCGTCAACATTTCCCTGCGGCGGGCCGCATCGGAACGGCTTTTTTCGGCGTAGGCCCGATCGGCCAAAACGCCTGTGCCAACCGTTTGGGCCACAGAACCCACGGACCAGGGAGGCAGGAACTCGCGCAGCCGG harbors:
- a CDS encoding conserved hypothetical protein (Evidence 4 : Unknown function but conserved in other organisms), whose product is MSCYFRYMKDVLEEAGVVITAENKQSVDRIVHSLVDVPYKDCSPAWKAVKEQIRNDPGARERFIQRLKGAMAGH
- a CDS encoding hypothetical protein (Evidence 5 : Unknown function) — translated: MDFPEHPFWDFSIQVHGHAGVHEACLAMQVDHAFDVNILFYCCWRGAAGGGPARREDLLRIMEGSSGWQNEIVRPIWTARRKLKPRFGDFPVEFTEPLRRALIAAELDAEHMEQLQIAALAPFESDAAAADRVREADALENLTRYLFLHFEASCRAGGSAPPTVLPAGLKAPIGVLLRACFPDSDADALAGLIDTSFSRPAPV
- a CDS encoding conserved hypothetical protein (Evidence 4 : Unknown function but conserved in other organisms) — its product is MTVSRIVAMHPASGFALDGKALTKRPGIENTVVRKESDMDIEPGLVATLRQGVEIIKAIVYKNLRNRQIERHPLQSVDFTVKLCGAMVNELFGTPNPDPSFTAFREEQKPRITAELHLFAATMPEMRIPLTDALRIQFLCDNHEGVDSGEVLARADALNLLLRERELPLPGSFMQLARRLGVAYEILAPESLEEEAMDAPPSPRRH
- a CDS encoding conserved hypothetical protein (Evidence 4 : Unknown function but conserved in other organisms); the protein is MDLYVQIYEFASSAGALEGYVYRRQGLDPKSLENWIGHLVKAYELLPAEERHLLQPSIDQTIGRAVRSLEGLSGPEAERLASVLRAVVKGPMPASPDDFQKQKWFE
- a CDS encoding conserved hypothetical protein (Evidence 4 : Unknown function but conserved in other organisms) — translated: MAAIWTLTGRIVSGVGQAAFFTRLDWVQEQCEAKLGFRPYPGTLNIESDQESEALLAAIMDAEAIVLEPPDPQFCVGRVLPAHIGGIEAALIIPEERVNVHGSRVFEIMAPVGIKDALHLDDGDRVEVVVRAPRDDDARGSAV
- a CDS encoding putative Phosphoglycolate phosphatase (Evidence 3 : Putative function from multiple computational evidences); translated protein: MEKERFKGRVEAVSFDLDGTLIDSIGTYITIVNQAFPAVGLPPVPREALLDAIRYGGFDWEKVLPLDIGAQKESTIETARKAILAIYRETFRRETRMFPGAAEILREVARMGYRIGLVTATQRIFLSDKLHPLRMAGAERLLEVMITTDDVERQKPAPDPLILCAERLQIETSRMVYIGDSRVDIQAGKAAGSLTVGVLSGVEDRDTLVAEEADHILETVGDLLPLLEQWRR
- a CDS encoding RNA polymerase, sigma-24 subunit, ECF subfamily, yielding MGRVEGGVDGRDQDDVQVRAAQRGDRKAFEALVIRYQDRIYNACFRVMGDGEEARDCAQETFIKAYRSLKTFRFEAAFGTWLYAIAVNTCRNRLQSAAYRVKRKTIPLHAPADEDPGGCIAELQDPSLSPLEQLSRKEGERRLQRAIAALPDVPRTLIVLRDIEGLSYEELAQATGLELGTVKSGLARARARLRENFKGEATG
- a CDS encoding hypothetical protein (Evidence 5 : Unknown function), translated to MTCREIQEQLSLYVDHELDAEGEAAVREHLEGCPACREALRDLELCLQAMHDLPRHPAPPGFLQGVSDRLEAGGRWKRRLEGVWELLRSKRPLEVAGVLATAVVVVLAYQLFDGRQETLLSPPDDAAAPPRAAYERSLELAEAPVAEQVTRFRDAPPLLRLRVVKAVGPMAAGGSAEPGGRADSQAAGDGFERHTRDKAARSVGAPEPSVAADGLEPLRLEKVREKPLVLSQAAPEEKLDSAGKKPALTPDALLSAIEAAILGCGGTLIGVEPAPDHPDSRVVSFRVPAGRYDALLQELCPLGRLEIQEPAGLARGADTSWQLELVVGP
- the cobD gene encoding Cobalamin biosynthesis protein CobD; translation: MKWILYIWVALVLDYLLGDPRWLPHPVRLIGGLAIRLEPPMRARFASARIAGLVTALAVIGITALAAWAGLALAEGAAPWLGHIMAVLMLYTAFAARDLDRHGRSVQAALKRGDLPLARRRVSRMVGRDTEPLDEHGVTRATVESVGENTVDGVIAPLFFAFLGGPVAAMAYKAVSTLDSTFGYRNERYLLFGWASARLDDAVNYLPARINVLLTALAARVLKEDSCAAWRVAWRDGPRHSSPNAGLAEAATAGALGVQLGGPVYRHGRLEEMPTFGDPRHPLSPDDIARACRLMMGATLAGAVLFSVVRGMILWAF
- a CDS encoding Adenosylcobalamin biosynthesis bifunctional protein CobDQ (Includes: Putative threonine-phosphate decarboxylase; Cobyric acid synthase) (fragment), translated to MNPGHGGNIGLLAARAGLPRDKILDFSASINPEGPPAFLRSLVNRGLSEAVHYPDPYASGLAAALGAHHGIRPERIVVGNGSTEILFALPRVLGVSRAVLPVPSYLDYRTAALREGLSIEEVILPESDGFSVPWGELEEKLEGGEMVVLGQPNNPTGKLFETSQLLDLAHRHGDTFFVVDEAFADFVPNYRSLIHAGRPNIVVVRSMTKLYAIPGLRLGYAVADAVPAARLREFLPPWSVGSVAQTVGTGVLADRAYAEKSRSDAARRREMLTNELSALPGLKVYPGAANYLLVRIVRPDIDAVALEEHLLRQGIAIRVCANFAGLGRDYFRVAVRTTAENGCLIAALARVFQPARQNGAVRHRKTPAIMFLGTSSHAGKSVLTAALCRILLQDGYAVAPFKAQSMSLVSCAASGGGEISRALLVQAQACRLPPDARMNPVLLKPLSDSQSQVIVLGRPIGSMSASEYIACKKDLWKTVREAYDSLAAEVDVMVLEGAGSPAEVNLKTHDLANLALADHARATALLVGDIDRGGLFAAFAGTLDLLSETERSLIEGFVINRYRGRQALLDEAIAFTERHTGLPTFGVVPFLEDFAFPEGNPAGCESASQAEGEKGGVATPHEVDAALERLTVVVRENLHIQKIYRSAGLP